The genomic region CCATTCGCCGGTGTGAATCCATCACTTGAACGTCGTTTACTTGAACACATCCATGAACTTCGCGAGCAGGGCTACACATTCCTGCTTGTCGAACATGATATGGACCTCATTATGGAGAACTGTGAGCACGTTATTGTGTTACACCAGGGTCGCGTTCTGACTGAGGGGAGTCCGGATGAAGTGCGCGGTGATGAAGACGTCATTGAGGCGTATCTTGGAGGGACAGTATGACGAGTACGAGTGAATCATCAATCGGAGCATCAACTCGGACTAAGAGCGACGGTGAGACTGATACTGAAAGTGAGAGCGGGTCACCAGATAACAAATCAGTCTCACAGGCATCTCGTCCCGACCGTGCCGAAGAGTCGTTACTCTCTGTGCGTAGTCTTGATGCTGGATACGGTGATCTTCAGATTCTTACTGATGTGGACATGGATGTCGGTTCTAGTGAGTATGTCACCATTGTTGGACCAAACGGTGCTGGGAAATCAACCGTCATGAAGTCTGTTTTTGGATTAACAGCGCATATGGGTGGTACGGTCACGTTTGATAATGCCGATATTACTGGTCGTCGGCCTGAGGAGATTATTCGAGAAGGAATCGGCTATGTGCCACAAAATGAGAATGTATTCTCGACATTAAGTGTACGTGAAAATCTCGAGATGGGCGCATATATCCTTGATTCGGTTCCAGACGATGCACTTGAGGCTGTGTTTAATCGCTTTCCGATACTCAGAGAACGTCAAGATCAGAAGGCAGGGACAATGTCCGGCGGGCAACAACAAATGCTGGCAATGGGTCGCGCGCTCATGCTCGAACCCGAATTACTCCTATTAGATGAACCATCAGCAGGATTAGCACCTGATCTTGTTGACGATATGTTTGACCGAATCGACGGAATCAATCGCGATGGGACTGCTGTCCTGATGGTTGAACAAAACGCCAAAGAGGCGCTTCAGCGATGTGATCGTGGCTATGTGCTCGCCAATGGGGAAAATCGCTATATGGATGACGGTGACGTGTTACTGAATGATGAGCAGGTTCGACAGGACTTCCTTGGTGGATAATCTGCGATGAGAATAAGAGTATAAAAACCTGATTTACACGGTTTTATTGGTGTAATGAGGATATCATAGAACTATTTACACAGGCTTGATTTCATCAGGATTTAATAAATTAATTGTCAGGACGAGCCTGCGTATCGGCTACTGAAGATTCTATCAGAATGTCTCGTGCAAGATGCAGGGCCCGGGTCCACTGGTCAGGGTGGGAGATGGCGATCGTAGACATTCCGACGGTGACCGACTGCTTCAACAATCAATCGATCGGCTTCCTGATCCCAGGTGATGATGGCTCGGTAGTCGCCAGCGCGAAGCTTATAGTATGGATACCCTGAGAGGCGTTCTAACCGATGGTCGGTCCAGTCGGTTGCCTCGTCGACTTTGTTCAATACACGATCGGCGACGTGGTCTTCAAGATCTCTGAGGTGTTCGAGAGCCTGTTCGGTGTATTCGACGCTCGTCATTCGTCACTGTCATCCAGCCCGAGACGTTCTCGGGCTTCAGCGGCTGACACCGTCTCACCGGCCTCACGCTGCTTGCGACTCTCCAAGAGGTCAGCCAAGATCTCCTCTGATAACTCGGGTGAGGGATTCAGCCAGTTACGGAGAGCATCGCGGACAGCCTCCGAACGAGAGGAGTAGCCTCGACGCGGATATTCGGACTCGATGGCATCAAGCACCGTCGAGGGAACCCGAACATCGATTTTTTCCATCCGTTCGGTCTCGGAGGTGTCGTCAGCATCAGTGCTCATGCTCTGTGAGACGCACGTCTCACAAATAAATCATTGGACTCTTCGAGACGATATTGAGGGGTCCGTTGCCAATTTGTGTGATAACTCGGTAAGAGGTAGAACATAAACTACGTTTCCTGACACAGAACGTGTGTGTAAGACTGCGAGCGCGAATGTAGCACGCCGCGTACTGGCAATTGTGCGTGGCGGTGAGTATGATCACATATTGTGACTATTTCCAACCGTTTCTTTAGAATTCAGCTGAGAGTTGTCATGAGTAAAACAATGACAAACCGATTTGACCCAAAAGTCGGTCTCGTACTAGGAGGTCTTCCGGTTGTGATCTTCATACTCATTGGTTTTCGAGATCTCGGTGTGCTCGGTTCGTTAGCGGTCACGTACGCCCTCATCGGATGGCTAATGGCACGCCAGTGGGACATCTGGCGCGACAGAGGCGGCAGTATCGTCACTACCTGGGCGGTGCTGTTGGTCGTGCCAGTGTTGGGTTCGGGACTGTTTGGCGTACATGATGGGCTCTCTTTGACTAATGACCAAGCCTTTGCACTCCGACTATTAGTGTTAGGCGTCGGTTACGCCGCGGCAGGGATCGGCGTTGAGATGGGACGAGCGGCTGAAAAATGACTATTTTGGTCCTTCCACCTTGACGTTCAGCAGGATAATCATCATAATTCGCTACAGTTTATAGAAATTGAGACAGTCAGTAGGCAGGGCTACTGACCAGCTGTCCTATCTAAGTCGGGTGAAGATCGACGGTTATCGGTTGCTGATTTGAACCTCTGTATCTTGCAAGGCGTTTCTGACAGAAGTGGAGCAAGTATAGACTGATTCTGGTGTGTGAACTTCTTTACTGAGCGATCCACGGATTAGTCAACAAAGTATGTGAATCGTTTATGATATGTTCAGTGTGATAGCTAGTACTACCGACACAACGGAAGTGACACTCGCATGGTTACTCTGTTATATTACAGTCTCAGTTACGCACGATTCGTGGGAGACCATCTTCACTTGTCGCATACAGTCCAGTATCGATGATAAATTCTGCAGTGTGCTTCGGAACGACTCGTTCAGCACGCCAGCGAGCGCGGATATTCGCAATGACAGTTGCAAGATCGGAATCATGTTTGATTGTTGGTTGTGAGTCGAGAAATGCAACATCACATGATGCTGCACTCGCGCAATCGGTAAGTGTCTCAATCGCCGGCGTCTCAAACGCATCAGTAAAATCAATCGCCTCGGTAAATCCAGCATAATATACACGACCGCCAGCAGACGGTCCGAGGACAACCTCGTTCGAACGTAACTGCATCGCAGCAGTGTCGATTGTTGACCGGAGGAGAAAGGGCGTCGTGGGTTCAATGACAGCGACTGATTGTGCATCCTCATCACGAAGAAGGTGTGTCACCGTGTTGCCGACACGACCGGCGAATGTTGAGCCGACTTGGACCTCAACTCGCGCTACTGAGGGGTCATCAAGTGTCTCGCTGACGATTGTTCCGACTGTTGTTGCAGCCGACTCATTGGTGTCGACATATTTCTCGGGAAGTGCATCATCCGAACGATAATTTACCAGTAAATCACCGCCAGAGCGATCAACAGCAATGAGCATGTCACGTAAAATAGCGTCATATAATTCGGCTGTTTCGGACTCTGAGAGTGGACTCGTCTCGGCGAGCGTCTCAAACACGACTCCGGGGCGCGGAGGGTCGGCGAGGATACAAACAACTGTCATACGTGGTCTCCGCAGTCAAGCCGCTTTATTCCAGTGCTCTGATTATTGTACTATGTTCTACTTATTTATTTGAGGATAAAGTCTAACTCAAATTATACTTCATCGACTTCGTCGTCCCTTCGTCTGTCGGTAGTCCCGTGTGAAGATATTCTCTTTGAGATGAGTCACGAATGCATCAGCATGCGCATCAGTTTGCTTGGTTAGTGATATCATCGGCACAAGTTCGAATCCACGACCACGAATTGTCGTTGCATGCTCCTCAACAATATCGAATGAGTCTGGTCGTCGTGTCGTATAATCGATTGCGAGTTCACGAAGTGTTGTTTCACCGATTGGAATAATGATCTCTGGATTAATCATCCGGATTTCAGCGTTTAAATATGGCTCACAAGCGCGGATCTCCTCATCGGTCGCAGTACGGTCTGGATGTCGACAGCGCGTCACATACGTAAGAAACGCATTTTGAATATCTGGTTCATCCGCATCGGGGGGTGTTCGTGCAAACCCAAGTTCTCCGAGAATCGTTTGTAGATGACGACCGGCATCATCGCCGGTGAAGGGGACACCTGTCTGATCGGCACCGGCATGTGGTCGCTCAGCAACAAAGAGAAAGTCACCACCAACATCACCATATCCGTGAAGAACATTCTCGCGAGTCTCACAAAGCCCTGGACAGTTCTCACATTCAGTGTCCATTCCATACGGATTTGCGAGTGAATCATGATTTGCATCCATATCATATCGATGCTTACCTGTGAGCAAAAGCAGTCGGTTTAGGATAGCGGATTTGTCGTCTATGCGATCACTCAAGCACAGCATTTTCCGCAATCGAAATCGGGAACGTTACGTGAGCATGTTCTGACAAGCACCAGAGATCTACTTGGATAGATACACGCACGCTGTGCAGGAGTTAGCAGAGAATTCGATATAATATGATTATGATAACGCTCCACGATCTATGTCATGGGTCCCGGGTGAGACAAGAGCGAGATAAATACTAATCAGCGTGTCGGTGGATTCAGGAGGATTCCGATTCAATCCTCAGTCATGCATGCGGTTGTTCCAGCGGCAGGACAAGGGACACGACTCGGGGAACTGACTGATAATCAGCCAAAGGGTCTCGTCGATATTGGTGGACAGTCGCTTCTTGCGTATGTATTGAATACCGCTATTGAGGCGGGTGCAGACGAACTCATTGTCATTATTGGGTATGAGGCAGCACAAATTATTGATCGATTCGGCGACGTATTCGATGGTGTCCCGATTACATATATCCATCAGCGTGAACAGTTAGGGCTTGGACATGCCGTATTACAGGCTGAATCACAGATTGATGGAGATTTCTTATTGGTAAATGGCGATAATGTATTTACTGGGAGTGTGCGTCCGATCGTTGATGCATCTGAGCGCTTCGATGCCGTCCTCGGTGTCGAGAAAGTATCACCCGCAGTTGCGCAGACAACAGGTGTTATTCAAACCGATCAGACGGGAAATGTCAGCAGTATCGTTGAAAAGCCCGCTGACCCATCATCGACGCTTGTCACAACCGGCTGTTATCTGTTACCTGAGGAGATCTTCATGGCGTGTGAGTTACTCCAGCCATCCGCAGAGGGCGAGTATCAACTGAGCGAGGCTGTCGGATTATTAGTCCATGCGGGATATGACGTGGGGACCGTCCAGGTGGGTAAACGGATCAACGTGAATACGCCTGGGGATGTTGAGGATGCTGAAGATCTGGTTCGTAGATGATATTTAGAATGGTTGTGAGATAACATTGATTTGAGTATGTATGTATGCAACTCACATCAGCTCATCATGAGAATCAATGATCAATATCCAGAGGTCGTTTCGATTGATGAGCGCATCGCACGTATGAGATAACACGACGGTTTTTTATTAACTTATTATCATCTACATGGTATGCAAGCAGTTGTACTGGCCGCCGGCGAAGGGACCCGGCTCCGCCCGTTGACAGAGGATAAGCCAAAGGGAATGGTTACTGTCGCAGACAAGCCAATCCTCACGCATTGTTTTGAACGGCTGATTGACCTTGGCGCGGATGAACTATATGTCGTTGTCGGGTATCGAAAAGAAGCTATTATTGAACACTATGGCGATGAATTTGAAGATGTCCCAATAACGTATGCTCACCAGCGTGAACAAACCGGTCTTGCACATGCGCTATTGACTGTCGAAGAGCATATCGATGATGACTTCATGTTGATGCTTGGTGATAATATCTTTGAGGCGAATCTGCATGATGTGATCAATCGTCAGCATGAGGATCGCGCCGACGCTGCTTTTCTTGTTGAGGAGGTTCCGTGGGAAGAGGCTAGTCGATACGGCGTTTGTGATACAAACAAGTATGGCGAGATCGTCGAGGTCGTTGAAAAACCTGATGAGCCCCCATCAAAC from Haloquadratum walsbyi C23 harbors:
- a CDS encoding ABC transporter ATP-binding protein is translated as MTSTSESSIGASTRTKSDGETDTESESGSPDNKSVSQASRPDRAEESLLSVRSLDAGYGDLQILTDVDMDVGSSEYVTIVGPNGAGKSTVMKSVFGLTAHMGGTVTFDNADITGRRPEEIIREGIGYVPQNENVFSTLSVRENLEMGAYILDSVPDDALEAVFNRFPILRERQDQKAGTMSGGQQQMLAMGRALMLEPELLLLDEPSAGLAPDLVDDMFDRIDGINRDGTAVLMVEQNAKEALQRCDRGYVLANGENRYMDDGDVLLNDEQVRQDFLGG
- a CDS encoding type II toxin-antitoxin system RelE family toxin; translated protein: MTSVEYTEQALEHLRDLEDHVADRVLNKVDEATDWTDHRLERLSGYPYYKLRAGDYRAIITWDQEADRLIVEAVGHRRNVYDRHLPP
- a CDS encoding ribbon-helix-helix domain-containing protein; its protein translation is MSTDADDTSETERMEKIDVRVPSTVLDAIESEYPRRGYSSRSEAVRDALRNWLNPSPELSEEILADLLESRKQREAGETVSAAEARERLGLDDSDE
- a CDS encoding uracil-DNA glycosylase, whose protein sequence is MDANHDSLANPYGMDTECENCPGLCETRENVLHGYGDVGGDFLFVAERPHAGADQTGVPFTGDDAGRHLQTILGELGFARTPPDADEPDIQNAFLTYVTRCRHPDRTATDEEIRACEPYLNAEIRMINPEIIIPIGETTLRELAIDYTTRRPDSFDIVEEHATTIRGRGFELVPMISLTKQTDAHADAFVTHLKENIFTRDYRQTKGRRSR
- a CDS encoding nucleotidyltransferase family protein yields the protein MHAVVPAAGQGTRLGELTDNQPKGLVDIGGQSLLAYVLNTAIEAGADELIVIIGYEAAQIIDRFGDVFDGVPITYIHQREQLGLGHAVLQAESQIDGDFLLVNGDNVFTGSVRPIVDASERFDAVLGVEKVSPAVAQTTGVIQTDQTGNVSSIVEKPADPSSTLVTTGCYLLPEEIFMACELLQPSAEGEYQLSEAVGLLVHAGYDVGTVQVGKRINVNTPGDVEDAEDLVRR
- the aglF gene encoding UTP--glucose-1-phosphate uridylyltransferase AglF — translated: MQAVVLAAGEGTRLRPLTEDKPKGMVTVADKPILTHCFERLIDLGADELYVVVGYRKEAIIEHYGDEFEDVPITYAHQREQTGLAHALLTVEEHIDDDFMLMLGDNIFEANLHDVINRQHEDRADAAFLVEEVPWEEASRYGVCDTNKYGEIVEVVEKPDEPPSNLVMTGFYTFTPAIFHACHLVQPSGRGEYEISDAIDLLLQSGRTIDAIRMNGWRVDVGYPEDRDRAESRLQGESLQGDIEATPDTGSVVDGNTSTE